The Gemmata palustris genome includes a region encoding these proteins:
- a CDS encoding phenylalanine--tRNA ligase subunit alpha — MADATPLDDLKQLEGQALTHLQQCGDESALRAWNTQYFGDKGVVKAAMSNLGKIPKDQKPAYGAELNRIKAAITAAYEAALADAKEKALQVSLTTNPLDVTLPGRAQTRGRLHPATQILQQIYSIFADLGFQVYRTREVETDELNFEFLNMPAHHPARDMWDTFFTTTPGVVLRTHTSPGQIHVMREAAGKPIRVILPGMCYRNEAISTRSEIQFYQVEGLVVGEGVTMADLKGTITAFARRMFGPERQVRIRSSYFPFTEPSIEVDIDWPQDDPNRDRLTKGTGWLEILGAGMVHPNVLRAGGYDPEKVTGFAFGMGPQRMLMLKHAIDDIRLFWQNDLRFLKQF; from the coding sequence ATGGCCGATGCGACGCCTCTCGACGATTTGAAGCAGCTTGAAGGGCAAGCCCTCACACACCTTCAACAGTGCGGGGACGAGTCCGCACTTCGCGCCTGGAACACGCAGTATTTTGGCGACAAGGGCGTGGTGAAGGCCGCCATGTCCAACCTTGGCAAGATTCCGAAGGACCAGAAGCCGGCTTACGGAGCTGAACTGAACCGAATCAAGGCCGCAATTACCGCGGCTTACGAGGCGGCACTTGCGGACGCGAAGGAGAAGGCCCTTCAAGTCAGTTTGACGACGAACCCGCTCGACGTGACGCTCCCCGGGCGCGCACAGACCCGGGGGCGGTTGCACCCCGCGACGCAAATCCTCCAGCAAATTTACTCCATCTTCGCGGACCTCGGGTTCCAGGTGTACCGGACTCGTGAGGTCGAAACGGACGAGCTGAACTTCGAGTTCCTGAACATGCCCGCGCACCACCCGGCGCGCGACATGTGGGACACGTTCTTCACCACCACACCGGGTGTCGTGCTCCGCACGCACACGTCCCCGGGGCAGATCCACGTGATGCGCGAGGCCGCGGGCAAGCCCATCCGCGTGATCCTGCCCGGGATGTGTTACCGCAACGAGGCGATCAGCACCCGGAGCGAGATCCAGTTCTACCAAGTGGAAGGCTTGGTGGTCGGCGAGGGCGTGACGATGGCCGACCTGAAGGGCACGATCACCGCGTTCGCGCGTCGGATGTTCGGCCCGGAGCGGCAAGTCCGCATTCGCTCCAGTTACTTCCCGTTCACGGAACCGAGCATCGAAGTGGACATCGACTGGCCGCAGGACGACCCGAACCGCGACCGGCTCACGAAGGGCACCGGGTGGCTCGAAATCCTGGGCGCGGGTATGGTTCACCCGAACGTGCTGCGCGCCGGCGGGTACGACCCGGAGAAGGTGACGGGATTCGCGTTCGGCATGGGGCCGCAGCGGATGCTGATGCTCAAGCACGCCATTGACGATATTCGCCTCTTTTGGCAAAACGATCTGCGGTTCCTGAAGCAGTTTTGA
- a CDS encoding 6-pyruvoyl trahydropterin synthase family protein has protein sequence MFRVTKEIHFCYGHRLLNYAGKCRNLHGHNGKAVVTVETEALDALGMVVDFSEIKRVIGKWIDDTLDHRMLLHRDDPIIAELLRQGEPFVELDANPTAETIARLIFDRAVEHGLPVTEVTLWETENSFATYRPTPGVPTKPVTMREVAGNPVPVPTRA, from the coding sequence ATGTTCAGGGTGACCAAAGAGATCCACTTCTGTTACGGGCACCGGCTGCTGAACTACGCCGGCAAGTGCCGGAACCTGCACGGGCACAACGGTAAGGCCGTCGTCACGGTGGAAACCGAGGCGCTCGATGCGCTCGGCATGGTGGTGGACTTCTCCGAGATCAAGCGCGTCATCGGGAAGTGGATCGACGACACCCTCGACCACCGGATGCTCCTGCACCGGGACGATCCGATCATCGCGGAACTGCTCCGGCAGGGCGAGCCGTTCGTGGAGTTGGACGCGAACCCGACCGCGGAGACCATCGCGCGCCTCATCTTCGACCGCGCCGTCGAGCACGGGCTGCCCGTCACGGAAGTGACACTGTGGGAGACCGAGAACTCGTTCGCGACGTACCGGCCCACGCCCGGTGTGCCCACCAAACCGGTTACGATGCGCGAAGTGGCCGGGAACCCGGTGCCGGTCCCCACGCGCGCGTAG
- a CDS encoding RNA polymerase sigma factor: MDADTPFTAVDRDLLKRCLNRDPGSWNDFVDRFLSLIYHTIGYTAHLRSSRVGPEDVEDIAAEVLLQIVANNFKVLREFRKQSSLATYLTVVARRICVHELARRQKVKDAIKRGESRLTEAEPDDAPAAQKGMESLEEVEKLLKRLSGQEKEIVRLYYLEGRTYEEISTETDVPVNTIGAVLSRARKKLRETVTASPAMPDPRAVKVVKAASVAVAKPPKQTKSKPKMEPIPEQKTETSD; this comes from the coding sequence GTGGATGCCGATACTCCGTTCACCGCGGTGGACCGCGACCTGCTCAAACGGTGTTTGAACCGCGACCCGGGGTCGTGGAACGACTTCGTGGACCGGTTCCTCAGCCTCATCTACCACACGATCGGGTACACCGCGCACTTGCGCAGTAGCCGCGTCGGCCCCGAGGACGTCGAGGACATCGCCGCCGAAGTGTTGCTCCAGATCGTCGCCAACAACTTCAAAGTGCTCCGCGAGTTCCGCAAGCAGTCCAGCCTCGCGACGTACCTCACCGTCGTGGCCCGGCGCATCTGCGTTCACGAACTGGCCCGGCGCCAGAAGGTGAAGGACGCGATCAAGCGGGGCGAGTCGCGGTTGACGGAGGCGGAACCCGATGACGCGCCGGCCGCGCAAAAGGGAATGGAGAGCCTGGAAGAGGTCGAGAAGCTACTCAAGCGGCTCTCCGGTCAGGAGAAAGAAATCGTCCGGCTCTATTACCTGGAAGGCCGCACCTACGAAGAGATCAGCACGGAAACCGATGTGCCGGTCAACACCATCGGTGCGGTCCTGTCGCGTGCGCGCAAAAAGCTCCGCGAAACTGTGACGGCGAGCCCGGCGATGCCCGACCCGCGCGCGGTGAAGGTGGTGAAGGCCGCCTCGGTCGCGGTGGCCAAGCCGCCCAAACAGACCAAGTCCAAGCCGAAGATGGAGCCGATCCCGGAACAAAAGACCGAAACGTCGGATTGA
- a CDS encoding NADH:flavin oxidoreductase/NADH oxidase, with translation MSEASHAGCPSGVSHDRNVPDTDLLSPLTIRGVTFRNRIVVSPMCQYCAADGMADDWHLVHLGSRAAGGTGLVFVEATAVAPEGRITPGDLGIWSDAHADALARVAAFIARMGAMPGIQIAHAGRKASCGVPWEGGEQLSLEAGGWQHVAPSAIPFTEGSRAPTALDEAGIRAITEQFRVAAQRAIKAGFRVIEIHSAHGYLMHEFLSPLSNHRTDRYGGSLENRMRFVLETTTAVRAVLPQDVPLFVRISATDWVEGGWDLPQSVELAKALKPLGVDLIDCSSGALVPHAKIPVGKGYQVPFADTVRAQTGLLTGAVGLITDAHQANEIVTSGAADLVFLARELLREPYWALKAQQALSQEPSWPIQYGYAVKRKT, from the coding sequence ATGAGCGAAGCTTCGCACGCGGGGTGCCCGTCGGGCGTCAGCCACGATCGTAACGTGCCGGACACCGATCTCCTGTCCCCGCTCACGATCCGCGGGGTCACGTTCCGCAACCGCATCGTCGTTTCGCCGATGTGCCAATACTGCGCGGCCGACGGCATGGCGGACGACTGGCACCTCGTTCACCTCGGGAGCCGGGCGGCCGGCGGAACGGGCCTCGTGTTCGTGGAAGCGACCGCGGTCGCCCCCGAGGGGCGCATCACGCCGGGCGACCTCGGCATCTGGAGCGACGCCCACGCGGACGCACTCGCGCGCGTGGCCGCGTTCATCGCGCGAATGGGCGCGATGCCCGGTATCCAGATCGCGCACGCGGGGCGAAAGGCGAGTTGTGGCGTGCCGTGGGAGGGCGGGGAGCAACTGTCGCTCGAGGCCGGCGGGTGGCAGCACGTTGCGCCGAGTGCGATCCCGTTCACCGAAGGGAGCCGCGCGCCGACCGCGCTGGACGAAGCGGGTATTCGCGCCATTACCGAGCAATTTCGAGTCGCGGCTCAGCGCGCAATAAAGGCCGGCTTCCGCGTGATCGAGATCCACTCGGCTCACGGCTACCTGATGCACGAGTTCCTCTCGCCGTTATCGAACCACCGCACGGACCGGTACGGAGGTAGCCTCGAGAACCGGATGCGGTTCGTACTCGAAACGACCACCGCGGTTCGTGCGGTGCTCCCACAAGATGTCCCGCTGTTCGTGCGCATCTCCGCGACCGATTGGGTCGAGGGCGGATGGGATTTGCCGCAATCGGTGGAACTCGCGAAGGCGCTCAAGCCACTCGGCGTCGATCTGATCGACTGCTCGAGTGGCGCGCTCGTGCCGCACGCGAAGATCCCGGTCGGGAAGGGCTACCAAGTACCGTTCGCGGACACGGTTCGTGCCCAAACCGGTCTGCTGACGGGTGCCGTGGGGCTGATTACGGACGCGCACCAGGCGAACGAGATCGTCACGTCTGGCGCGGCCGATCTGGTGTTCCTCGCGCGCGAACTGCTGCGCGAACCGTACTGGGCGCTGAAAGCCCAGCAAGCGCTGAGCCAGGAACCGAGTTGGCCCATTCAGTACGGTTATGCGGTGAAGCGGAAGACGTGA